Proteins encoded together in one Porites lutea chromosome 2, jaPorLute2.1, whole genome shotgun sequence window:
- the LOC140928108 gene encoding putative mitogen-activated protein kinase kinase kinase 7-like, producing MQQTMTVAPGAMIYSAPEALTNQTVKVDVYSFGALLCEMRIRQLPDPRRRNEQVVLITNGVFRGLVRRCLQREPGARPTMQEIIDELKDFDPTF from the exons ATGCAGCAGACCATGACAGTGGCTCCTGGAGCTATGATCTACAGCGCACCTGAAGCACTCACAAACCAAACGGTCAAG GTTGATGTCTACAGCTTTGGTGCTCTTCTTTGCGAAATGCGCATTCGACAACTTCCAGATCCTCGAAGGCGTAACGAACAAGTCGTGCTTATAACGAACGGTGTGTTTCGTGGCCTGGTGCGGCGATGCCTGCAGAGAGAGCCTGGGGCGAGACCAACAATGCAGGAGATAATCGATGAACTGAAAGACTTCGATCCAACTTTTTAA
- the LOC140927864 gene encoding uncharacterized protein encodes MEKLLQIGKEFGLEGEKLLEFVEKQQKLEEEKEEKRRQLEEEKEEKRRKLEEERRKEEEEEKEEKRRKLEEERRKEEEEKEERRRREDEERETRRQERELRKLELEADLLKQKEAIEAAKREHELELARLGQGRNVAEHPEVREDRAKAPKLPSFVDGKDDLDAYLQRFERFATTAKWEKTGWASKLSALLSGRALEVYSRLSEEAAQDYDRVKLALMKRYDLTKDGYRRKFRASKLEVDESPEQFIVRLDRYLLRWLELSNTDRSFEGVKELIVKEQFIDSCPKELAIHLRERAPETLAQIAKIADQYLEAHGKHLFSSASKKPQQGHEARNCRSGGRKSGGQGKDGYPVQRGQVSAGCLVKSPGLNATPEEVKSCIQDDQLLLACGKKVPLLSNACVEPLTGVRSKMPVVKGRVGEKTVDVLRDTGCSGVVVKKDLVGKDQFTGDFNVMLLIDNKARKVPIARIYVDTPYLKGHVEAQCFSDPIYDLIIGNVPDARDAQNPDPGWQKACAVTIRSQAKKKDERTALKVPSSRESPIVDKEKLKQMQREDESLRKYWDRGDVLVKGQAEITFEEKCGVLYRLYKHPYVNGGKPLKQVMVPEKLRRPIMEVAHGSIMGGHMGIKKTTDKIQSAFYWPGIQGDVTRFCKSCDVCQRTVSKGAVPKVPLEKMPLIDKPFKRVAMDLVGPISPPSEERHRYVLTLVDFSTRYPEAVPLKNIDTERVAEALVDIFSRLGVPEEVSDLSTQFVSGVHERSNPTTKH; translated from the exons ATGGAAAAGCTTTTGCAGATAGGCAAAGAATTCGGATTGGAGGGAGAAAAGCTGCTCGAGTttgtagaaaaacaacaaaagttagaagaagaaaaggaagaaaaacgtaGACAAttagaagaggaaaaagaagaaaaacgtcgaaaacttgaggaagaaagaagaaaggaagaagaagaagaaaaagaagaaaaacgtcgaaaacttgaggaagaaagaagaaaggaagaagaagagaaagaggaaAGGCGTAGAAGAGAAGACGAAGAAAGAGAAACTAGGCGGCAAGAACGCGAACTGAGGAAATTAGAACTGGAAGCAGACCTGTTGAAGCAGAAAGAAGCTATTGAAGCCGCTAAGAGAGAGCATGAACTAGAGCTCGCTCGTCTAGGACAAGGCCGTAACGTTGCCGAACACCCTGAAGTGAGAGAGGATAGGGCCAAGGCACCCAAGCTTCCCTCATTTGTTGATGGTAAGGACGACTTGGATGCTTACCTGCAACGATTTGAGAGATTCGCAACCACAGCTAAATGGGAGAAGACAGGATGGGCTTCGAAACTCAGTGCTCTTTTGTCTGGACGTGCGCTAGAGGTTTATTCACGATTATCTGAGGAAGCAGCCCAAGATTACGACCGAGTGAAGTTAGCTTTAATGAAGAGATATGACCTTACAAAGGACGGCTATCGCCGTAAATTTAGAGCATCAAAACTGGAGGTTGACGAGAGTCCTGAACAGTTTATAGTGAGACTGGACAGATACTTGTTACGTTGGTTAGAGCTGTCGAACACTGATCGTTCTTTCGAAGGCGTGAAAGAGTTAATAGTGAAAGAACAGTTTATTGACTCTTGTCCAAAAGAGTTAGCGATTCACCTCCGTGAAAGAGCCCCGGAAACGCTTGCTCAGATAGCGAAGATCGCCGATCAATACTTGGAAGCACATGGAAAGCATCTGTTCAGCTCTGCGAGCAAGAAGCCACAA CAAGGTCATGAAGCGAGGAACTGTCGATCAGGTGGACGAAAGTCAGGAGGCCAAGGTAAGGATGGTTACCCTGTGCAACGTGGTCAAGTTAGTGCTGGCTGTTTGGTTAAGTCACCCGGTCTTAACGCTACCCCCGAGGAAGTCAAGTCGTGTATTCAAGATGATCAGCTTCTGTTAGCCTGTGGCAAGAAAGTCCCGTTACTGAGTAATGCCTGTGTTGAACCCTTAACTGGAGTAAGAAGTAAGATGCCTGTTGTAAAGGGTAGAGTTGGAGAGAAGACTGTTGACGTTTTAAGAGATACTGGTTGCAGCGGAGTAGTAGTCAAGAAGGACCTTGTCGGCAAGGATCAGTTCACCGGAGACTTTAACGTTATGTTGCTTATTGACAACAAGGCAAGGAAAGTGCCTATAGCGAGAATTTATGTTGATACCCCTTATCTTAAGGGCCATGTAGAAGCGCAGTGCTTTTCAGATCCTATCTATGACCTGATCATTGGCAACGTACCTGATGCCAGGGACGCACAAAATCCAGACCCCGGTTGGCAAAAGGCCTGTGCAGTAACTATAAGAAGTCAAGCTAAGAAAAAGGATGAACGCACAGCGTTGAAGGTGCCAAGTAGCCGTGAGAGCCCTATTGTGGATAAAGAGAAGCTCAAGCAGATGCAGCGTGAAGATGAGAGCCTGCGAAAGTACTGGGATCGAGGCGATGTGCTAGTAAAGGGTCAGGCGGAGAttacatttgaagaaaaatgtgGAGTACTGTACCGTCTATACAAGCACCCTTATGTGAATGGTGGAAAACCGCTTAAACAAGTCATGGTACCTGAAAAGTTGAGGCGCCCCATAATGGAAGTGGCTCACGGATCGATCATGGGCGGTCACATGGGCATcaagaaaacaacagacaagaTCCAGAGTGCGTTTTATTGGCCTGGAATTCAAGGTGACGTGACTCGATTTTGCAAGTCCTGTGACGTTTGTCAGAGGACTGTAAGTAAGGGAGCCGTGCCGAAAGTACCGTTAGAGAAGATGCCGCTGATTGACAAGCCCTTTAAGAGAGTAGCAATGGACCTTGTTGGGCCTATCAGTCCTCCGAGTGAAGAAAGACACAGGTACGTATTGACGCTGGTAGATTTTTCGACTCGCTACCCTGAGGCTGTACCACTAAAGAACATTGATACGGAGAGAGTAGCAGAGGCATTGGTGGATATCTTTAGCCGTCTAGGAGTACCCGAAGAAGTGAGTGATCTGAGCACACAGTTTGTCTCCGGAGTGCATGAGAGAAGTAACCCGACTACTAAGCATTAA